Proteins from a genomic interval of Oscillatoria salina IIICB1:
- a CDS encoding TauD/TfdA family dioxygenase translates to MKRKAINLSEYRLINPQYFDADKKLPLVIKGTVGKLNLIDWARENHSFIEENLCQHGGILFRGFQVKGVAEFEQFIQSVSETLLDYTYRSTPRSPVFGKIQTSTEYPAHQVIPLHNEMAYCHNWPLKICFFCVQAAENGGETPIADSRKVLQRLNPKIVEKFEEKKVMYVRNYGEGLDLSWQTVFQTNDPLAVEKYCDRAGITFEWKPGNRLRTQQICQGVATHPKTKEKVWFNQAHLFHISNLVPEVQRFFLAEYGETKLPRNAYYGDGSPIESSFLDEIRSVYQQERIVFPWQSGDILMLDNMQVAHGRNPYKGQRKVLVGMADNYARERE, encoded by the coding sequence GTGAAACGTAAAGCTATTAATTTGTCTGAATATCGGTTAATTAATCCTCAATATTTTGACGCAGATAAGAAACTGCCTCTAGTGATTAAAGGAACCGTAGGCAAATTAAATTTAATAGACTGGGCGCGGGAAAATCATTCTTTTATTGAAGAAAATTTGTGCCAGCATGGAGGAATCCTCTTTCGAGGTTTTCAGGTCAAAGGAGTAGCCGAATTTGAGCAGTTTATCCAATCGGTATCGGAGACACTTTTAGACTATACCTATCGTTCTACACCCCGTTCTCCTGTTTTCGGAAAAATTCAAACATCAACGGAATATCCAGCTCATCAAGTTATTCCACTACATAATGAAATGGCTTACTGCCACAATTGGCCCCTAAAAATTTGTTTTTTTTGCGTTCAAGCTGCTGAAAACGGAGGAGAAACTCCGATTGCTGACAGTCGAAAAGTTCTCCAACGTCTTAACCCGAAAATTGTTGAAAAATTCGAGGAAAAAAAAGTCATGTATGTTCGCAATTACGGAGAGGGACTTGATTTAAGTTGGCAAACAGTTTTTCAAACCAACGATCCTTTAGCAGTGGAAAAGTATTGCGATCGTGCCGGAATTACCTTTGAGTGGAAACCTGGTAATCGTCTCAGAACTCAGCAGATTTGTCAAGGCGTTGCTACCCATCCAAAAACCAAAGAAAAGGTTTGGTTTAATCAGGCACATTTGTTTCATATTTCTAATTTAGTACCAGAAGTACAGCGATTCTTTTTAGCCGAATATGGAGAAACTAAACTGCCTCGCAATGCTTATTATGGAGATGGAAGCCCCATTGAATCCTCATTCCTCGATGAAATCCGCTCTGTTTATCAACAAGAAAGGATCGTTTTTCCCTGGCAGTCTGGCGATATTTTAATGTTAGATAATATGCAAGTTGCTCACGGACGCAATCCTTACAAGGGACAGAGAAAGGTTTTAGTAGGGATGGCAGATAATTACGCTAGAGAAAGAGAATAA
- a CDS encoding DUF3598 family protein, with the protein MIQIENFQVFPQCIGDWQGKWIALDPNGRELYRFTSLLKQRIIDNRWVQTNENSYSDGRQEILHFEGTAVKQGTLLLESPDSPYDRFVMLAEEQGDNLIIISVSERTTGLLLATETINLVSKIERIRTLQQFKSTEGKLRGFTLVIEKKLADGADERSRQAGDNFP; encoded by the coding sequence ATGATTCAGATCGAAAATTTCCAGGTTTTTCCTCAATGTATTGGCGATTGGCAAGGAAAATGGATCGCTTTAGATCCGAATGGACGAGAACTTTATCGTTTTACAAGTTTATTAAAGCAACGAATCATTGATAATCGCTGGGTACAAACCAATGAAAATAGCTATTCAGATGGACGACAGGAGATTCTGCATTTTGAGGGAACGGCGGTTAAACAGGGAACGCTATTACTAGAAAGTCCCGATTCGCCTTACGATCGTTTTGTGATGCTCGCTGAAGAACAGGGCGATAACCTAATTATTATTAGTGTTTCAGAGCGAACTACGGGTTTGCTATTAGCAACAGAAACGATTAATTTAGTCAGTAAAATAGAGCGCATCCGAACGTTGCAGCAATTTAAATCGACCGAGGGAAAGCTGAGGGGATTTACTCTGGTTATTGAGAAAAAATTGGCTGATGGGGCTGACGAACGATCGCGACAAGCTGGGGATAATTTCCCATAA
- a CDS encoding DUF6817 domain-containing protein, whose product MKEAIATLKKYQTQSISHSTRTLFDHPIGTGQILQEWDCDLNLCLAGYFHSFYGTEGTGKKRILDFSEREKIQQEIGREAEIIVYLYWVSRRKFYYRCNGDYIWDRLTNQKRSVTKEIFRQLVILDIANLVEEFPRWKYLFGCGFLVARRRTTCAMPYLPEVAHEKVKTLFKISHR is encoded by the coding sequence ATGAAAGAGGCGATCGCCACTCTAAAAAAATACCAAACTCAAAGCATTTCTCACTCGACACGAACACTTTTCGACCATCCGATCGGAACGGGTCAAATTTTGCAGGAGTGGGACTGCGATCTAAATCTATGTCTGGCAGGGTATTTTCATTCTTTTTATGGCACAGAAGGAACAGGCAAAAAACGCATTCTTGACTTTAGCGAGCGTGAAAAAATTCAGCAAGAAATTGGCAGAGAAGCCGAAATTATTGTTTACTTATACTGGGTTTCTCGGCGCAAATTTTATTATCGCTGCAATGGCGACTATATTTGGGATCGATTAACCAATCAAAAGAGAAGCGTTACCAAAGAAATATTTAGACAACTTGTAATCCTTGACATAGCTAATTTGGTTGAAGAGTTTCCGCGTTGGAAGTATTTATTTGGCTGCGGTTTTTTAGTAGCGCGTCGGCGAACAACTTGCGCCATGCCTTACTTACCTGAAGTAGCTCATGAAAAGGTTAAAACACTGTTTAAAATTAGTCATCGTTAA
- a CDS encoding type I polyketide synthase — MEPIAIIGIGCRFPGANNPQEFGQLLKNGIDAIGEVPQNRWSVEDYYHPEPATPGKMNTRWGGFLAQVSLFDPSFFGISPREASRIDPQQRLVLEVSWEALEDAAISPDSLADSQTGVFIGIGNYDYGRLLCQDESRIDSHHGTGLTLSLAANRVSYFLNLHGPSMAIETACSSSLVAVHTACQNLRNRECEMALAGGVSLMLLPDMTITFSQARMMSPDGRCKTFDAGADGYVRGEGCGMLVLKRLSDAVASGDRILAVIPGSAVNHDGLSNGLTAPNGLAQQAVIRQALCQAGVLPAEVSYVEAHGTGTALGDPVEIRALQAVLGEGRQTGQSCSIGSVKTNIGHLEPAAGIAGLIKVVLSLQQEAIFPHLHVKQLNPYLELAGTPFTIPKTYQPWQPKNGRRIAGVSAFSFGGSNCHLIVEAAPPVTSQEQNSDRPCHLLAISAKTEPALQALAQRYETFLANHPQASLGEICFTANTGRSHFNHRLTAVATTTDQLHQQLQAFNRGQETPGVATGTVKRGKSPQIAFLFPGQGSSYIGMGRQLYETEPRFRAILDHCNEILRPELEQPLLEALYPTAETNAKLLETTAYAQPALLAIAYGLSELWKSFGVEPQAVLGHSLGEYAAACIAGSFSLEAGLKLLAQRGRLMQKLPTGRGMVAVFASVETVAAAIPINTKTVTIATLNGPTHTVISGERQALESVVATLAAQGIKTRVLPVAGAFHSPWVEPILDELEQAANAIASQAPRIPLVSNLTGEILPTDWKPTGQYWRQQARNPVRFMAGFQTLLNQGYDLFVEIGSQSILSRIAQSFSTATCLPSLMSDQSDWQVLLESLASLYRRGVSVNWTADGRAYTRRPLSLPTYPFQRQHYWIERSPTTASKPSERRSSPAKMLPETQPERMTEPTRRGEIVAQLRNLVGNLLHIPFDRVDPDTPFLEMGADSLVLVDAIRAIEKTYKLKIALNQLFAEWKTIDALAAYIDEQQSPTPSAPETSAAPLSETATERIMAQQLQVMSQQLAILQGQKGTPSPPSGNRLNPSLPDRQTVPQSPKQATAIAPSLSPPGQKLTRRQEQHLASLIERYTRKTRKSKQRAATSRPILADSRACAGFRPSIKEMLYPIVGERAAGAKFWDIDGNEYLDITMGFGVLLFGHNPPCIAEAMQNQLQQGLQIGPQSNLAADVARLISDLTGVERVCFCNSGTEAVMTALRLARTATGRRKIALFAGSYHGHFDGVLAVQQPGESTPVPLAPGISPNAIADVLVLEYDNPDTWERLYQHEQDLAAVLVEPVPSRRPDIQPQAFWKQLREFTRKAGIALIFDEVLLGFRIHPGGAQAWFGVEADLVAYGKIVGGGLPIGVVAGKAAYLNAIDGGLWNYGDASYPEAEKTFFAGTFNKNHLGMAAARAVLLALKQRGPSLQQELNDRTARLAQRLNAYFTGQQIPIELVHFGSLFRFSSSENIDLLYYHLLEKGVYLWEGRNGFLSVAHTDEDLEFLIAAVKASVEELRDGGFFGDRVGEVVDSLPLTIAPSQICARLAPLTVPPELETYPNAFHHLEKLSLAWVVQAFGKMGWQFEEKTFSTPALAKQLGVVPSHYRLCDRLLEILAEEGILRQTQSGWELLQVPEISAPQTLAKTVRSEFPQLEAELSLLNRCGAELASVLRGDCHPLQLLFPQGDLTAATNLYQRSPVARMLNTLVAKVVSLAVASANRPLRILEVGAGTGGTTSYLLPSLNGDRVEYTFSDVSPLFLAKAQQRFRDYPFVEYCTLDIERDPSSQNISPHQYDIIVAANVLHATENLRQGLKHIRQLLVPGGLLAIVEGTMRQRWLDLIFGLTEGWWKFTDTDVRPSYPLLPASQWRTLLWETGFRDICVLPEDAGIPFPQQSVTIACSPRQFPLTKAQQQLWVLAQLQKQGSIAYNESIRLELRGTLQVAALQQALQQLVHRHEALRIRISEGGEAQEILPTLTLNLPLIEVSEAREKAAEWVQQQVRQPFNLSQEPLLRVQILQLRENYHWLVLTVHHLAIDGWSIDVILRELGELYSAYCQQVSPQLETPVPFSDYLKAQFNQRDRLAEDKAYWLAEYADSVPLLSLPTDFPRPTVQTYSGRQENRLIELSCCRQLQGFSQQQGCTLFMVLLACFNLLLHHLSGQTEFAVGISAAGQLALGWKNLVGYCVNVLPLRCQIAGETFVDYLNRLQKTALSAYEHQNYPLSELLDELNLKRDPSRPPLISVLFNWDKFGEGLRFSQLNVKAVDHFSGATKRDLTWNLTTTGEQLRLTCTYNTDLFKPETIQDWSDRYEFLLRTVVENPAITLTAIEQHWQELDQRKQRQNEQALEATKRQKLKRVTRKPIQGREGS, encoded by the coding sequence GTGGAACCCATTGCGATTATTGGCATCGGCTGTCGCTTTCCCGGAGCGAACAATCCCCAAGAATTTGGTCAGCTACTCAAGAATGGCATAGATGCGATCGGCGAAGTTCCCCAAAATCGCTGGTCAGTAGAGGACTACTATCATCCGGAACCCGCGACTCCGGGAAAAATGAATACCCGTTGGGGAGGATTTTTAGCCCAAGTTAGCTTATTCGATCCGAGCTTTTTTGGCATTTCTCCTCGGGAAGCCAGCCGTATCGATCCTCAGCAGAGGCTGGTTTTGGAAGTAAGTTGGGAAGCCTTAGAAGATGCCGCGATTAGCCCCGATTCTCTGGCAGATAGTCAAACGGGGGTATTTATTGGCATTGGCAACTACGACTATGGTCGTCTTTTGTGCCAGGATGAGTCCCGCATCGATTCCCATCACGGCACGGGACTCACCCTGAGTTTGGCAGCCAATCGAGTTTCCTATTTCTTGAATCTACACGGACCATCAATGGCGATCGAAACCGCCTGTTCCTCGTCCTTAGTCGCCGTCCACACCGCCTGTCAAAACCTGCGGAACCGAGAGTGCGAGATGGCTCTGGCAGGGGGAGTGAGCTTAATGCTACTACCCGACATGACGATTACCTTTTCTCAGGCACGCATGATGTCCCCCGATGGGCGTTGCAAAACCTTCGATGCGGGAGCAGATGGTTACGTTCGTGGAGAAGGCTGCGGTATGCTCGTACTCAAGCGCCTGTCCGACGCCGTCGCCTCCGGCGATCGCATTTTAGCCGTTATTCCCGGGTCTGCTGTTAACCATGATGGACTTAGCAATGGCTTGACGGCTCCCAACGGTTTAGCCCAACAAGCGGTCATTCGTCAAGCCCTATGTCAGGCAGGGGTACTCCCAGCAGAAGTCAGCTATGTCGAAGCTCATGGTACGGGAACAGCATTAGGAGACCCCGTAGAAATTCGGGCGCTCCAAGCAGTTTTAGGGGAAGGTCGCCAAACCGGGCAAAGTTGCTCGATTGGGTCAGTTAAAACCAATATCGGTCATTTAGAACCAGCAGCAGGCATTGCCGGGCTGATTAAAGTCGTCCTCTCGCTACAACAGGAAGCCATCTTTCCCCATCTGCACGTCAAGCAGCTCAATCCTTATCTAGAGCTAGCCGGAACCCCCTTCACCATCCCCAAAACCTATCAGCCCTGGCAACCCAAGAACGGACGGCGGATTGCTGGAGTCAGTGCCTTTAGCTTTGGCGGCAGCAATTGTCATCTGATTGTCGAAGCTGCCCCACCTGTTACCAGCCAAGAGCAGAACAGCGATCGCCCCTGCCACCTGCTCGCCATCTCCGCGAAAACCGAACCAGCGCTACAAGCGTTAGCCCAGCGCTATGAGACGTTTTTAGCCAATCATCCCCAAGCTTCCCTAGGCGAGATCTGCTTTACTGCCAATACGGGGCGTTCTCACTTTAACCACCGATTGACCGCCGTCGCCACAACTACAGACCAGTTGCACCAGCAACTCCAGGCATTTAATCGAGGACAGGAAACCCCAGGAGTCGCAACTGGTACAGTGAAACGGGGCAAGAGTCCCCAGATCGCCTTTTTGTTTCCCGGGCAAGGATCGTCGTACATCGGCATGGGACGTCAGCTTTACGAGACAGAGCCGAGGTTTCGCGCTATTCTCGACCACTGTAATGAAATTTTGCGCCCCGAACTGGAGCAACCCCTATTAGAAGCCCTTTATCCCACCGCAGAGACTAACGCAAAATTACTAGAAACCACAGCTTATGCCCAACCCGCCCTGTTGGCGATCGCCTATGGATTGTCTGAACTCTGGAAATCCTTTGGGGTAGAACCCCAGGCTGTCCTGGGTCACAGCCTGGGAGAGTATGCCGCCGCCTGTATCGCTGGCTCATTTAGCCTAGAAGCCGGATTAAAACTCCTGGCTCAACGGGGTCGTCTGATGCAAAAATTGCCGACTGGCAGAGGAATGGTAGCCGTCTTTGCCTCTGTAGAAACCGTAGCCGCCGCTATCCCAATCAACACCAAAACCGTTACCATTGCGACCCTGAACGGACCGACCCATACCGTGATTTCTGGGGAAAGACAAGCCCTGGAGTCCGTAGTGGCGACACTAGCTGCTCAAGGCATTAAAACCCGAGTTTTGCCCGTTGCTGGCGCTTTCCACTCCCCTTGGGTTGAACCCATCCTCGACGAACTGGAACAGGCGGCTAACGCGATCGCCTCACAAGCACCGCGAATTCCCCTGGTTTCTAACCTAACTGGAGAGATCCTGCCGACGGACTGGAAACCGACAGGACAGTACTGGCGTCAACAGGCTCGAAATCCCGTCCGATTTATGGCTGGCTTCCAAACTTTACTCAACCAGGGCTATGACCTGTTTGTGGAAATTGGTTCTCAGTCGATTTTAAGCAGGATCGCTCAAAGCTTCAGCACGGCAACCTGCTTGCCCTCTCTCATGTCCGACCAGTCTGACTGGCAGGTACTGCTGGAGAGTTTAGCCTCTTTATACCGTCGAGGTGTCTCTGTCAACTGGACTGCTGACGGTCGTGCCTACACCCGTCGTCCACTATCTCTGCCCACCTATCCCTTCCAAAGACAGCACTACTGGATCGAGCGATCGCCGACAACTGCCAGCAAACCCTCCGAACGGCGATCGTCGCCAGCCAAAATGCTGCCAGAAACTCAGCCCGAGCGCATGACAGAACCCACGCGCCGAGGGGAAATTGTCGCCCAATTACGCAATTTAGTGGGGAACTTACTCCACATTCCCTTTGACCGAGTAGACCCAGATACACCATTTCTAGAAATGGGCGCAGATTCTTTAGTCCTGGTAGATGCCATCCGGGCAATTGAAAAGACCTATAAACTCAAAATTGCCCTCAATCAGTTATTTGCGGAGTGGAAAACGATCGATGCCCTAGCTGCCTACATTGATGAGCAGCAATCCCCCACCCCATCAGCCCCAGAGACCTCAGCCGCCCCCCTCTCAGAAACAGCTACTGAGCGAATCATGGCACAACAGTTGCAGGTCATGTCACAGCAGCTAGCAATATTGCAAGGGCAAAAGGGAACGCCTTCACCCCCGTCAGGAAATAGGCTAAACCCTAGCCTCCCCGATCGCCAAACAGTCCCTCAGTCCCCCAAACAAGCCACAGCGATCGCTCCTAGCCTGTCCCCTCCAGGACAAAAACTGACTCGCCGACAGGAACAGCATTTAGCCTCTTTAATTGAGCGCTATACTCGCAAAACCCGAAAATCGAAGCAACGAGCAGCAACCTCTCGCCCTATTCTCGCCGATAGCCGTGCCTGTGCCGGATTCCGTCCTTCGATTAAAGAAATGCTCTATCCCATTGTCGGAGAGCGGGCAGCAGGCGCTAAATTCTGGGACATCGATGGCAATGAATATTTGGATATTACTATGGGTTTTGGCGTATTGCTGTTCGGTCACAATCCTCCCTGTATTGCCGAGGCAATGCAAAATCAGCTACAACAGGGTTTGCAGATTGGTCCCCAGTCGAATCTCGCCGCCGATGTCGCCCGATTAATCAGCGATTTGACCGGAGTCGAGCGGGTTTGCTTTTGTAATTCAGGAACAGAAGCGGTGATGACAGCCCTGAGACTGGCTCGCACGGCAACCGGACGGCGCAAGATTGCCCTATTTGCTGGTTCTTATCACGGTCACTTTGATGGCGTCTTGGCAGTGCAACAGCCAGGAGAATCTACCCCTGTACCCCTAGCCCCCGGAATTTCTCCGAACGCGATCGCCGACGTTCTGGTCTTGGAATACGACAATCCCGACACTTGGGAACGCCTGTACCAACACGAGCAGGACTTAGCCGCCGTGTTAGTCGAACCCGTCCCCAGTCGTCGCCCCGACATCCAGCCCCAAGCCTTCTGGAAACAGTTGCGAGAATTCACCCGTAAGGCGGGAATTGCACTGATTTTTGATGAAGTGCTGCTCGGATTCCGGATTCATCCCGGTGGCGCTCAAGCCTGGTTTGGTGTAGAAGCCGATCTTGTAGCTTATGGTAAGATAGTCGGCGGTGGCTTACCCATTGGTGTAGTTGCTGGGAAAGCAGCTTACCTGAATGCCATTGATGGTGGTTTGTGGAATTATGGGGATGCTTCCTACCCAGAAGCAGAGAAAACGTTTTTTGCCGGAACCTTTAATAAAAATCATCTGGGAATGGCGGCAGCGCGAGCCGTACTTCTAGCCCTCAAACAGCGCGGACCTAGCTTGCAGCAAGAATTAAACGATCGCACCGCCCGATTAGCTCAGCGACTCAACGCCTATTTTACCGGCCAACAGATCCCCATAGAGTTAGTGCATTTTGGCTCTTTGTTTCGCTTCTCCTCCAGCGAAAACATCGATTTGCTCTACTATCATCTGTTGGAAAAAGGGGTTTATCTTTGGGAAGGACGCAATGGCTTTCTGTCTGTAGCTCATACGGATGAGGATCTTGAATTTCTGATCGCAGCAGTTAAAGCTAGTGTTGAAGAACTTCGAGACGGCGGCTTTTTTGGCGATCGAGTTGGAGAGGTAGTGGATTCACTTCCACTGACGATCGCCCCCAGCCAAATCTGCGCTCGCCTTGCTCCTTTGACGGTACCACCGGAACTGGAAACCTATCCCAATGCCTTCCACCACCTGGAAAAATTGAGTTTGGCTTGGGTGGTACAAGCGTTCGGCAAAATGGGCTGGCAGTTTGAAGAAAAAACCTTCTCCACCCCAGCCTTGGCGAAACAATTAGGAGTGGTTCCATCCCACTATCGATTGTGCGATCGCTTACTGGAGATCTTGGCAGAAGAGGGGATACTGCGGCAAACTCAATCGGGCTGGGAATTATTGCAGGTTCCGGAAATTTCAGCTCCGCAGACATTAGCCAAGACGGTACGCTCTGAATTTCCGCAGCTAGAGGCAGAACTAAGCTTGTTGAATCGCTGCGGGGCAGAACTGGCGTCAGTTTTGCGAGGAGACTGTCATCCTCTACAGCTATTATTTCCCCAGGGCGATTTAACAGCAGCAACAAACTTATATCAAAGATCGCCAGTGGCGCGAATGCTAAATACCTTAGTCGCAAAAGTGGTGAGTTTAGCCGTTGCCTCAGCGAACCGTCCGCTCCGTATCCTAGAAGTAGGTGCTGGCACAGGCGGAACCACATCTTATCTACTTCCATCCCTCAACGGCGATCGCGTCGAGTATACGTTTAGCGACGTTTCCCCACTATTCCTCGCCAAAGCCCAGCAAAGGTTTCGCGACTATCCCTTCGTCGAGTATTGTACCCTAGACATTGAACGAGACCCCAGTAGCCAAAACATTAGCCCGCATCAGTACGATATTATCGTGGCAGCTAACGTATTGCACGCCACGGAAAATTTGCGCCAAGGGTTAAAGCACATTCGCCAGTTACTGGTTCCAGGAGGCTTGCTGGCGATCGTTGAGGGAACGATGCGTCAGCGCTGGCTCGATTTAATCTTCGGGCTAACGGAAGGCTGGTGGAAGTTTACCGACACCGATGTGCGCCCCTCTTATCCCTTACTTCCGGCTTCCCAGTGGCGAACCCTCTTGTGGGAAACTGGCTTCAGAGATATCTGCGTTCTTCCTGAAGATGCAGGGATACCATTTCCCCAACAATCAGTCACGATCGCTTGTTCTCCACGCCAATTCCCCTTAACTAAAGCACAACAGCAACTTTGGGTACTCGCACAGCTACAAAAGCAAGGATCGATTGCTTACAATGAATCGATCCGTCTAGAACTGCGGGGTACCTTGCAAGTCGCCGCTTTGCAGCAAGCTCTACAGCAACTCGTTCATCGTCACGAAGCGCTGCGAATCCGCATTAGTGAAGGAGGAGAAGCGCAGGAAATTTTACCGACTTTAACCCTGAACTTGCCTTTAATTGAAGTTTCCGAAGCTAGGGAAAAGGCGGCTGAATGGGTGCAACAACAGGTGCGTCAGCCGTTTAATCTCAGCCAGGAACCTTTGTTGCGGGTTCAAATTTTGCAGCTAAGAGAAAACTACCACTGGCTAGTTCTCACCGTACATCATCTCGCTATCGATGGCTGGTCAATTGATGTTATTTTACGAGAGTTAGGCGAGTTATATTCAGCATATTGTCAGCAGGTTTCCCCCCAACTCGAAACCCCCGTTCCCTTTAGCGACTATTTGAAAGCTCAGTTTAATCAGCGCGATCGTTTGGCGGAAGACAAAGCCTATTGGCTGGCAGAATATGCTGATTCGGTTCCCCTGTTGTCTCTACCAACAGATTTTCCACGACCGACAGTTCAAACCTATTCAGGACGTCAAGAAAATCGCTTAATTGAGCTATCCTGCTGTCGTCAATTGCAAGGGTTCAGCCAACAGCAGGGATGTACTTTATTTATGGTACTACTAGCCTGTTTTAATCTTCTTTTACATCATCTTTCGGGTCAAACAGAATTTGCCGTAGGAATTTCGGCGGCGGGACAATTGGCGTTAGGATGGAAAAATTTGGTCGGCTACTGTGTCAATGTGCTACCTCTGCGCTGTCAGATTGCTGGAGAAACGTTTGTCGATTATCTCAATCGCCTCCAAAAGACAGCCTTATCAGCTTACGAACATCAGAATTATCCCTTGAGCGAGCTACTCGATGAGTTGAATCTCAAGCGCGATCCCAGTCGTCCCCCGCTAATTTCTGTTTTATTTAATTGGGATAAATTCGGGGAAGGGTTGAGATTTTCGCAATTAAATGTTAAAGCAGTCGATCATTTTTCGGGAGCAACAAAGCGGGATTTAACCTGGAATTTAACGACTACAGGAGAACAACTACGATTAACCTGCACGTACAATACTGACTTATTTAAACCGGAAACGATTCAAGATTGGAGCGATCGCTACGAATTTTTGCTGCGGACGGTGGTAGAAAATCCAGCGATTACCTTAACAGCAATCGAGCAACATTGGCAGGAATTAGACCAACGTAAACAACGCCAGAACGAACAAGCCCTGGAAGCCACTAAGCGCCAGAAATTAAAACGAGTCACTCGTAAACCGATTCAGGGAAGAGAAGGATCATGA